The following nucleotide sequence is from Ahniella affigens.
CTATGACCGTTGATGCGCACCGGCTGGTCGCCATCAATGACTTGACGCTCGCCAAGTCCATCGCCGATTTTCGCGGCCAACCGGTGCATGCAGTGGCCGGTATCGGCAATCCGGAGCGATTTTTCCGGATGCTTGAGCAAAAAGGGATGCAGGTGATCCGTCATCCGTTTCCAGATCACCACCATTTCCGCCGCAGTGACTTTGAATTTGGAACGAGTCTCCCGATTGTGATGACCGAGAAAGATGCCGTGAAGTGTGCCTGCCTGGGCCTGCCTGACGCCTACATGGTGCCCATCGATGTGGACTTGCCGATTCAGTTTGCCGATCAACTGAATCGGCAGCTTCGGCAGTTTCAGGAGTCGGCCGCATGAGTCTCGATTTTGTCGTGGCGATTCCTGCCCGGTTTGCATCCACGCGTCTGCCTGGCAAGCCCTTGCTTGAACTGGCGGGCAAGACCATGGTCGAGCGCGTGGTCGAGCGCGCCATGCTGGCCGGTGCGCGCGAGGTGTTGGTGGCCACCGACGATGTTCGGATTCAGTCGGCGTTGCAAGCGAGCGGCGTCGACGTGGTGATGACCCGCGCCGACCATCCGTCCGGTACCGAACGCTTGGCCGAAGTGGCGCGCATCCGGGGCTGGTCTGCCGACACATTGGTGGTGAACCTGCAAGGCGACGAACCGCTGGCGCCGGCATCCGGGATTCGTGCCGCCGCAGAGGCGCTCGCGCAGTCAGCCGCGCCGATGGCGACCCTGGCCACGCCAATTGCATCGCTTGAAGAACTGTTTTCGACGAGTGCCGTCAAACTGGTCCGAAACGCCCGGGGCGAAGCGTTGTACTTTTCCCGCGCGCCGATTCCGTGGGCGCGGGATGCGTTTGCGGCCGAGCCACGGCGCCTGCCCGAACCGTCCGTTTGCCTGCGCCATATCGGCATCTATGCTTATCGGGCTGGGTTTTTGCAGCAGTACATCGCCCTCCCGCCAGCGCCCGCTGAGCTATGGGAGTCGTTGGAGCAATTGCGCGTGTTGCACGCCGGATTTCCGATTCAGGTCGGGCTCGCGCCCGAACTGTTCCCGGCAGGTGTCGATACCCCCGAGGATCTGGCCCGGGTTCGGGCCATTCTGGCGGGGGCAAAACCATGACCGAGGCTACCGGTACCCGCAGCTTGATCTTTGTTTGCACGGGTAATATTTGCCGCTCGCCGCTCGCCAAGGTCTATGCCGATCAGGCCTTGCAGCAGGCCGGAATGGCTAGCCAGTTTGTGACCGACTCCGTGGGTACCCATGCCTATCATCAAGGGCAGGCCGCTGATCCGCGCTCGGTTCAGGTCGCTCAGGAGTTCCAATTGGACTTGCGCCCGCACGCCGCCAGACGCATCCAGCCCGCTGATTTTCAGGCGGAATTTCTGTTGGTGATGGATCACTACAACCTGCAGAATCTGCGCCGAATGGCACCACCAGAGCGGCTGGGTCGCGTGAAGCTCTTGATGGCATTCGCCGGTCAGCCCAAGCTGGAAGTCCCAGACCCCTACACGGGCGCCCTTGACGACTTTCGATTCAGCTTTGACTTGATTCGCCAAGGTATTGATGGGCTTATCAAATCGTTACAACGTCTGCATAATGCAGGGGCATTTGATTGAGCCAAGCCATGTCGCTGCGTCCCCTTGCCCCGCCGTTCACGAAAAACACCATTTGGGTGAATCTCGCCCAGGGGCCGGAGTGGGAGCGATTGCGCGGGCGGGTGTTGCTGCTGCATTTCTGGAATGCGAGCAATATTCATTGCCAGCACATGCTGGCCGAACTCAAGTATCTGGAAAGCAAGTATCACGACGGGGTCACCGTGTTCGGCGTGCACGTGCCGAAATTCGACGCCGAGCGCGTGGCGGCAGTGGTCCAGAAAGCCATCAACCGGCTCTATATCCGCCATGCGGTGATCAACGACGCCGACTGGATTCTATGGCGTCAATACGGCGTGCAGTCGTGGCCGACCACGGTCGTCGTGGATTCTGAAGGCAAGATTGCGGGCGCATATGCCGGTGAAGGGCGCCGCGACGAGCTGGATCAACTGATTGGCGAGCTTTTGGAAGAGGCAGCCGCCCGCGATCTGCGTGCGTTTGACGCGTCCCCGAGCATTTCGCGCCCAGAGCCACGTTCGGCGCTGCGCTTCCCCGGCAAATTGCTGGTCACGGAATCCGGGCTGTTCGTCGCCGACTCTGGCAACAACCGCGTGCTCGAATGCACCCATGATGGTCGGGTGATTCGCCAGATCGGCTCCGGTACGCCGGGTCATTTCGACGGCAAATTGTCCGAATCCGGCTTCAATGAGCCGCAGGGCATGGCCTTGGTCAAGGACATGCTGTACATCGCGGACCGCGGCAATCATTGCATCCGCCGCGTCCGCATGATTACCGGCGAAATCGAAACCATCTGCGGCACCGGTGCCCATGGCCGGCCGCTGAATCAGGAACATGCGTCCTTGCAGGAAGTGGCGCTCAATTCGCCGTGGGATGTGGCAATTGCGAACGAAAAACTGCTGATCGCGATGGCCGGCCAAAACCAGATCTGGAATCTCGACCTGGCGCGCAACCGTTTGGTGCCGTTCGCCGGTTCGGGTGCATTCGGGCGGGACGACGGGGAGGGCAGCATGGTCACGTTTGCCCGGCCCACCGGCATCGCATACAGCAATCAGACCGTCTATGTGGTCGATCTGGAATCGTCGTCGGTCCGCGCTATTCGCGATGGCCGCACGACCACGTTGGTGGGCGCTGG
It contains:
- the kdsB gene encoding 3-deoxy-manno-octulosonate cytidylyltransferase codes for the protein MSLDFVVAIPARFASTRLPGKPLLELAGKTMVERVVERAMLAGAREVLVATDDVRIQSALQASGVDVVMTRADHPSGTERLAEVARIRGWSADTLVVNLQGDEPLAPASGIRAAAEALAQSAAPMATLATPIASLEELFSTSAVKLVRNARGEALYFSRAPIPWARDAFAAEPRRLPEPSVCLRHIGIYAYRAGFLQQYIALPPAPAELWESLEQLRVLHAGFPIQVGLAPELFPAGVDTPEDLARVRAILAGAKP
- a CDS encoding low molecular weight protein-tyrosine-phosphatase, whose translation is MTEATGTRSLIFVCTGNICRSPLAKVYADQALQQAGMASQFVTDSVGTHAYHQGQAADPRSVQVAQEFQLDLRPHAARRIQPADFQAEFLLVMDHYNLQNLRRMAPPERLGRVKLLMAFAGQPKLEVPDPYTGALDDFRFSFDLIRQGIDGLIKSLQRLHNAGAFD
- a CDS encoding thioredoxin-like domain-containing protein, with translation MSLRPLAPPFTKNTIWVNLAQGPEWERLRGRVLLLHFWNASNIHCQHMLAELKYLESKYHDGVTVFGVHVPKFDAERVAAVVQKAINRLYIRHAVINDADWILWRQYGVQSWPTTVVVDSEGKIAGAYAGEGRRDELDQLIGELLEEAAARDLRAFDASPSISRPEPRSALRFPGKLLVTESGLFVADSGNNRVLECTHDGRVIRQIGSGTPGHFDGKLSESGFNEPQGMALVKDMLYIADRGNHCIRRVRMITGEIETICGTGAHGRPLNQEHASLQEVALNSPWDVAIANEKLLIAMAGQNQIWNLDLARNRLVPFAGSGAFGRDDGEGSMVTFARPTGIAYSNQTVYVVDLESSSVRAIRDGRTTTLVGAGPYEFGDVDGLPAAVRLQAPMGCAVDPNGQILWVVDTYNNKLKALSLRGGGAKTINLPYKFTLPGDVKATPGKIWVANTGAHEVVRIDTATGQAQRLPIGE